In Blastocatellia bacterium, the genomic window GTGGCGCGATGCCGAGGCTTATTTGAACAAAGATGCTGAAGGTGTCTTACATTTTCCTGGTTACTCTGGTGAAGCTGCCCGCTTTTTGGTTCAAGAGCGCCGGGCCACGCTGCTCGGTGTAGATACGCTCAGCGCCGATAACATGGTCAGGACGCTGGCTGAGGATTCGCCGGTTCATCGTCTCGTGCACGAGGCGGATGGTCTGATCCTTGAGAATGTGGCCCACGTGGAGAAGCTGCCAGCCACTGATTTCATCCTATTCGTTTCGTCTATTCCCATTGAAGGAGCGACAGGCGCGCCCGCGCGCGTGTTTGCGCTGGTGTAGGTAGAGTCAGCCGGCTCAAACCGGCGACTAACGGTCACAGAGAGCTTTGACATGGCAGCGCACCCCTTGCTGGTTGGTCGTCACCGTCTAACCCGATCGGGCGAGCTGTGGATGGTTGGATGTATTGTGGGTTATGTCGCGTCTTACTTATTCGACCGAGTCGCTGTTGCTCATGTTGATCCGTTGATTGGCCCGTTGTTTCGGCGATTGCCGAGCTTGTTAATGGGGGTCATTTTGATTTTCGTTCAACAGACAGCAGCGCAATTGAATCCATCCTCTGAAAAGTTTGTGGGTCGAACGACGATTGGGATTTTTCTAATTTCTGGTGTGCTGCAAACGTTTGGGGCCTTTTCTTATTATTATGCGCTTCGGTTTGGTGGGGTCACGTTGACAGCGCCGATCACCCAAACGCTCGTATTATGGGGCGCGATTGCCGGGTGGGTTTACTTGGGCGAGCGGTTTAGTCCAAAAGGGTTGATGGGGATTGCGATTGTCTCCATAGGGATCATGTTGCTCAGCTATGGGCAGAGCCGTGGCGTGGCTGTCTCGGAGCAATGGGTCTATGCTGTGCCGCTGGCCTTGGTGAGCGCGATGACGTGGGGAATCGGCGGCGTGTTGTGGCGCGATGGTCAGTTGCGAGGCGCCCATCAATCTACTTCGATCTTTTTGCAATTCAGTTCTTCTATTTTTCTGACCATTCTCGTGCTGGCGCTCATGGGGCGGCTGGAAGCGATTGCAGAGGCCAGTGGGCGAGACTTGTTGATTCTCTCTGGCAGCGGGATTTTATCCGGCATCATCGGCGTCTACTGCATGTTCATGGCTTTGCGGTTGATGTCGGTGGCCAGGGTCTATACGCTCTACTCGCTGGTGACGATTGTATCGGTGGTGTTGGCGTATGTGGTGTTAGGCGAATATATCAATAGGGTGATGCTGATAGGAATTTTGCTGACGTGTTTTGGAGTGGTGCTGGTGCAGACATTCAAGCCAGCGCGCGAGCGGGTCGCTTGAATCGTTGATATGATTTGAGCGTTCGTTGAGGGATTCTTGTATGCAGCAACAGGTTTCACCGGTTGATTATTTGATTGTCAATGGCTTGTTGGTGACCATGGACGCGACGCGTCGCGTAATCACCGATGGGGCGATTGCCATTCGCGCCGATCGCATTGTCGAGGTAGGGAAATCGGCTGAACTGATTGCCAAATATGCAGCCAAGCGCGTGATTGATGCCTCATCGAAGGTGGTCACGCCAGGCCTGATCAACTGTCATGCGCACGCCACAGGCGAACCGTTGACCAAGGGATTTGTTCCCGATGACACGCCGTTTGAGGAGAACGTGTTTCAGTGGCTCTGTCCGCTCTATTC contains:
- a CDS encoding DMT family transporter is translated as MAAHPLLVGRHRLTRSGELWMVGCIVGYVASYLFDRVAVAHVDPLIGPLFRRLPSLLMGVILIFVQQTAAQLNPSSEKFVGRTTIGIFLISGVLQTFGAFSYYYALRFGGVTLTAPITQTLVLWGAIAGWVYLGERFSPKGLMGIAIVSIGIMLLSYGQSRGVAVSEQWVYAVPLALVSAMTWGIGGVLWRDGQLRGAHQSTSIFLQFSSSIFLTILVLALMGRLEAIAEASGRDLLILSGSGILSGIIGVYCMFMALRLMSVARVYTLYSLVTIVSVVLAYVVLGEYINRVMLIGILLTCFGVVLVQTFKPARERVA